In Scophthalmus maximus strain ysfricsl-2021 chromosome 5, ASM2237912v1, whole genome shotgun sequence, a single window of DNA contains:
- the nr2f6a gene encoding nuclear receptor subfamily 2 group F member 6a isoform X2, with amino-acid sequence MAMVSGGWGDPNGGTNGLGEKGYLRGGEEEDGSPQAGGSDMEAGDDDKACVVDCVVCGDKSSGKHYGVFTCEGCKSFFKRSVRRNLSYTCRSNRECQIDQHHRNQCQYCRLKKCFRVGMRKEVQRGRIPPQASLSPSITPIGGASGLGGGEFYNNNGGSGGGQPVSELISQLLRAEPYPSSRYGHQYNQQAGPDNAMGIDNICELAARLLFSTVEWARTIPYFPELPVSDQVALLRLSWSELFILNAAQSALPLHMAPLLAAAGFHSSPMSAERVVSFMDQVRVFQDQVDKLSRLQVDSAEYSCLKAIALFSPDACGLTDPVHVESLQEKAQVALTEYERMQYPSQPQRFGRLLLRLPALRAVPASLISQLFFMRLVGKTPIETLIRDMQLSGSSISWPYVPGQ; translated from the exons GAGATCCCAACGGGGGCACGAACGGCCTGGGGGAAAAGGGCTACCTGcgggggggcgaggaggaggacggctcCCCGCAGGCGGGCGGCAGCGACATGGAGGCCGGGGACGACGACAAGGCGTGCGTGGTGGACTGCGTGGTGTGCGGGGACAAGTCGAGCGGGAAGCACTACGGCGTGTTCACCTGCGAGGGCTGCAAGAGCTTCTTCAAGAGGAGCGTGCGGCGCAACCTCAGCTACACCTGCAG GTCAAACAGGGAGTGTCAGATCGACCAGCACCACAGGAACCAGTGCCAGTACTGTCGCCTGAAGAAGTGTTTCCGCGTTGGCATGCGCAAAGAAG TTCAACGCGGTCGCATCCCACCTCAGGCGAGCCTCAGCCCCTCCATCACGCCCATAGGTGGCGCCAGTGGTCTCGGAGGCGGTGAGTTTTATAATAACAATGGAGGAAGTGGCGGAGGTCAGCCAGTGTCAGAGCTAATTTCTCAGCTGCTTCGAGCCGAGCCTTATCCCAGCAGTCGCTATGGGCACCAGTACAACCAACAGGCCGGACCGGATAACGCCATGGGCATTGATAATATCTGTGAACTGGCTGCCAGGCTACTCTTCAGCACCGTGGAGTGGGCCAGAACCATCCCCTATTTCCCTGAGCTGCCTGTTTCAGACCAG GTGGCCCTGCTGAGGCTGAGCTGGAGCGAGCTGTTCATCCTCAACGCGGCCCAGTCGGCCCTGCCGCTCCACATGGCTCCCCTTTTGGCCGCGGCCGGCTTCCACTCCTCGCCCATGTCTGCCGAGCGCGTGGTGTCCTTCATGGACCAGGTGAGGGTGTTCCAGGACCAGGTGGACAAGCTCAGCCGGCTGCAGGTGGACTCCGCTGAGTACAGCTGTCTCAAGGCCATCGCACTGTTCTCACCGG ATGCCTGCGGTCTAACGGACCCAGTCCACGTGGAGTCTCTGCAGGAGAAGGCTCAGGTGGCTCTGACGGAGTACGAGAGGATGCAGTATCCCAGTCAGCCTCAGCGCTTCGGTCGCCTGCTGCTGCGCCTCCCCGCCCTGCGCGCCGTTCCCGCAAGCCTCATCTCCCAGCTCTTTTTCATGCGCCTGGTAGGAAAGACACCCATTGAGACGCTGATCCGCGACATGCAGCTCTCCGGAAGCTCGATCAGCTGGCCGTATGTCCCAGGACagtag
- the nr2f6a gene encoding nuclear receptor subfamily 2 group F member 6a isoform X1, protein MAMVSGGWGDPNGGTNGLGEKGYLRGGEEEDGSPQAGGSDMEAGDDDKACVVDCVVCGDKSSGKHYGVFTCEGCKSFFKRSVRRNLSYTCRSNRECQIDQHHRNQCQYCRLKKCFRVGMRKEAVQRGRIPPQASLSPSITPIGGASGLGGGEFYNNNGGSGGGQPVSELISQLLRAEPYPSSRYGHQYNQQAGPDNAMGIDNICELAARLLFSTVEWARTIPYFPELPVSDQVALLRLSWSELFILNAAQSALPLHMAPLLAAAGFHSSPMSAERVVSFMDQVRVFQDQVDKLSRLQVDSAEYSCLKAIALFSPDACGLTDPVHVESLQEKAQVALTEYERMQYPSQPQRFGRLLLRLPALRAVPASLISQLFFMRLVGKTPIETLIRDMQLSGSSISWPYVPGQ, encoded by the exons GAGATCCCAACGGGGGCACGAACGGCCTGGGGGAAAAGGGCTACCTGcgggggggcgaggaggaggacggctcCCCGCAGGCGGGCGGCAGCGACATGGAGGCCGGGGACGACGACAAGGCGTGCGTGGTGGACTGCGTGGTGTGCGGGGACAAGTCGAGCGGGAAGCACTACGGCGTGTTCACCTGCGAGGGCTGCAAGAGCTTCTTCAAGAGGAGCGTGCGGCGCAACCTCAGCTACACCTGCAG GTCAAACAGGGAGTGTCAGATCGACCAGCACCACAGGAACCAGTGCCAGTACTGTCGCCTGAAGAAGTGTTTCCGCGTTGGCATGCGCAAAGAAG CAGTTCAACGCGGTCGCATCCCACCTCAGGCGAGCCTCAGCCCCTCCATCACGCCCATAGGTGGCGCCAGTGGTCTCGGAGGCGGTGAGTTTTATAATAACAATGGAGGAAGTGGCGGAGGTCAGCCAGTGTCAGAGCTAATTTCTCAGCTGCTTCGAGCCGAGCCTTATCCCAGCAGTCGCTATGGGCACCAGTACAACCAACAGGCCGGACCGGATAACGCCATGGGCATTGATAATATCTGTGAACTGGCTGCCAGGCTACTCTTCAGCACCGTGGAGTGGGCCAGAACCATCCCCTATTTCCCTGAGCTGCCTGTTTCAGACCAG GTGGCCCTGCTGAGGCTGAGCTGGAGCGAGCTGTTCATCCTCAACGCGGCCCAGTCGGCCCTGCCGCTCCACATGGCTCCCCTTTTGGCCGCGGCCGGCTTCCACTCCTCGCCCATGTCTGCCGAGCGCGTGGTGTCCTTCATGGACCAGGTGAGGGTGTTCCAGGACCAGGTGGACAAGCTCAGCCGGCTGCAGGTGGACTCCGCTGAGTACAGCTGTCTCAAGGCCATCGCACTGTTCTCACCGG ATGCCTGCGGTCTAACGGACCCAGTCCACGTGGAGTCTCTGCAGGAGAAGGCTCAGGTGGCTCTGACGGAGTACGAGAGGATGCAGTATCCCAGTCAGCCTCAGCGCTTCGGTCGCCTGCTGCTGCGCCTCCCCGCCCTGCGCGCCGTTCCCGCAAGCCTCATCTCCCAGCTCTTTTTCATGCGCCTGGTAGGAAAGACACCCATTGAGACGCTGATCCGCGACATGCAGCTCTCCGGAAGCTCGATCAGCTGGCCGTATGTCCCAGGACagtag